In a single window of the Subtercola sp. PAMC28395 genome:
- a CDS encoding FGGY family carbohydrate kinase, with product MSLVAGVDSSTQSCKIVIRDAQTGALVRSGRASHPDGTEVPPNAWWGALLAAIADAGGLDDVAAISIGGQQHGMVVLDIEGRVIRDALLWNDTRSAPAAAQLLAEVGAAGPDGYAARAGSLPVASFTATKLRWLRDAEPENVARVAAVALPHDWLTWRLLGYGPADESPLGPVLDALTTDRSDASGTSYWSPAANAYDFALFERALGRPGVEAVGVAEAELEFELVDELEEELEEDLLDSAGNVVAGDRALPGWVSEPEGLPAVILPRVVQTGEVAGVTVAHGGDGSFDTNGIEDPADVPGVIPAGIVVGAGAGDNAGAALGLDAQAGDVVISIGTSGTAFAVTDHPVADLSGTVAGFADAAGGFLPIVVTLNAARILATISGLLGVGFDEFAELALAAQPGSGGAVLVPYFEGERTPNQPDATATFAGLTMASTSRENVARAAIEGMLCGLADGIGAIRTLGVETRRVMLIGGAAQNPAVQAVAAQVFDVPVLVPTPGEYVADGAARQAAWTLLGSRPVWPVTFVAELPVDTRAVIVTQYRAAQLLGSVPRR from the coding sequence GTGAGCCTCGTCGCCGGCGTTGATTCGAGTACGCAGAGCTGCAAGATCGTGATCCGGGATGCCCAGACGGGCGCTCTCGTGCGCAGCGGCCGGGCATCCCACCCCGACGGCACCGAAGTCCCACCGAACGCGTGGTGGGGCGCGCTGCTCGCCGCGATCGCCGACGCGGGCGGGCTCGACGACGTGGCCGCCATCTCGATCGGCGGCCAGCAGCACGGCATGGTCGTGCTCGACATCGAGGGCCGCGTCATCCGCGACGCCCTGCTCTGGAACGACACCCGCAGTGCCCCCGCAGCGGCCCAGCTGCTCGCCGAGGTCGGTGCAGCCGGGCCCGATGGCTACGCCGCGCGAGCGGGTTCACTGCCGGTCGCCTCCTTCACCGCAACAAAACTCCGCTGGCTGCGTGACGCTGAGCCTGAGAACGTCGCCCGCGTTGCTGCCGTCGCCCTCCCCCACGACTGGCTGACCTGGCGCCTGCTCGGCTACGGCCCCGCCGACGAGAGCCCCCTGGGCCCGGTTCTGGATGCCCTGACCACCGACCGCTCCGACGCGAGTGGCACCTCGTACTGGAGCCCGGCGGCGAACGCCTACGACTTCGCGCTGTTCGAGCGCGCCCTCGGCCGGCCCGGCGTCGAAGCCGTCGGAGTCGCCGAGGCCGAACTCGAGTTCGAGCTCGTCGACGAACTCGAGGAAGAACTGGAAGAAGACCTGCTCGACTCGGCGGGCAACGTTGTCGCAGGAGACAGGGCACTGCCCGGCTGGGTCAGCGAACCCGAGGGGCTGCCGGCGGTCATCCTGCCGCGCGTGGTGCAGACAGGCGAGGTCGCCGGTGTCACCGTGGCGCACGGTGGAGACGGGTCGTTCGACACCAACGGCATCGAGGACCCGGCCGATGTTCCTGGGGTGATCCCGGCCGGCATCGTCGTGGGAGCGGGGGCCGGCGACAACGCGGGAGCAGCCCTCGGTCTCGACGCGCAGGCGGGCGACGTGGTGATCAGCATCGGCACATCGGGGACCGCGTTCGCTGTCACCGATCATCCGGTGGCCGATCTCAGCGGCACGGTGGCGGGCTTCGCGGATGCGGCTGGCGGATTCCTGCCGATCGTCGTCACGCTGAATGCGGCCCGGATCCTGGCGACGATCAGTGGGCTGCTCGGGGTAGGTTTCGACGAGTTCGCTGAACTGGCGCTGGCAGCCCAGCCCGGTTCTGGTGGCGCCGTGCTCGTTCCCTACTTCGAGGGTGAGCGCACACCCAACCAGCCGGATGCCACTGCCACCTTCGCGGGGCTGACTATGGCGTCGACGAGCCGCGAGAACGTCGCCAGGGCCGCGATCGAGGGCATGCTCTGTGGGCTCGCCGACGGCATCGGAGCGATCCGCACGCTGGGCGTCGAGACCCGCCGAGTGATGCTGATCGGCGGCGCCGCCCAGAACCCGGCCGTGCAGGCCGTCGCCGCCCAAGTGTTCGACGTGCCGGTCTTGGTGCCGACGCCCGGCGAGTACGTGGCCGACGGTGCGGCCCGGCAGGCCGCGTGGACGCTTCTCGGCAGCAGGCCCGTGTGGCCCGTGACGTTCGTCGCCGAACTGCCGGTCGACACCAGGGCGGTCATCGTGACCCAGTACCGCGCCGCCCAGCTGCTCGGTTCGGTGCCGCGCCGCTGA
- the xylA gene encoding xylose isomerase, whose translation MSLTPTRADKFSFGLWTIGYNGADPFGGPTRAPLDVVEAVTRLSELGAYGLTFHDDDLFAFGSTDAERQNQIDRLKGALADTGLIIPMITTNLFSAPVFKDGGFTSNDRAVRRFALRKVLRNIDLAAELGAKTFVMWGGREGAEYDAAKDIRSALERYREAVNMLGDYVTDKGYDIRFAIEPKPNEPRGDILLPTVGHAMAFIETLERPELVGVNPEVGHEQMAGLNFAAGIAQALYQGKLYHIDLNGQRGIKYDQDLVFGHGDLYNAFALVDLLENGSPEGGPVYDGPRHFDYKPSRTEDITGVWDSAAANMRTYLLLKERAASFRADPEVQEALAFSKVTELAEPTLAAGESYTELLADRSAYEDFDPTPYYNGKGFGFVRLQQLALEHLTGAR comes from the coding sequence ATGTCTCTGACACCCACCCGCGCTGACAAATTCTCTTTCGGACTCTGGACGATCGGCTACAACGGCGCAGACCCGTTCGGCGGCCCGACCCGCGCCCCCCTCGATGTGGTCGAAGCAGTCACCCGCCTCAGCGAGCTCGGTGCCTACGGCCTGACGTTCCACGACGATGACCTGTTCGCGTTCGGTTCGACCGACGCCGAACGGCAGAATCAGATCGACCGCCTGAAGGGCGCCCTCGCCGACACCGGCCTGATCATCCCGATGATCACCACCAACCTCTTCTCGGCCCCCGTCTTCAAAGACGGCGGCTTCACCTCGAACGACCGTGCCGTGCGACGCTTCGCGCTGCGCAAGGTGCTGCGCAACATCGACCTCGCCGCCGAGCTGGGCGCGAAGACCTTCGTGATGTGGGGCGGCCGTGAGGGTGCGGAGTACGACGCGGCCAAAGACATCCGTTCGGCGCTCGAGCGCTACCGCGAAGCCGTGAACATGCTGGGCGACTACGTCACCGACAAGGGCTACGACATCCGTTTCGCGATCGAGCCGAAGCCGAACGAACCGCGTGGCGACATTCTGCTGCCGACGGTCGGGCACGCGATGGCCTTCATCGAGACGCTCGAACGCCCCGAGCTCGTCGGTGTGAACCCCGAGGTCGGGCACGAGCAGATGGCCGGGCTGAACTTCGCCGCGGGCATTGCTCAGGCGCTCTACCAGGGCAAGCTGTACCACATCGACCTCAACGGCCAGCGCGGCATCAAGTACGACCAGGACCTCGTTTTCGGCCACGGCGACCTCTACAACGCCTTCGCACTCGTAGACCTGCTCGAGAACGGTTCGCCGGAGGGTGGCCCGGTCTATGACGGCCCGCGACACTTCGACTACAAGCCGAGCCGCACCGAAGACATCACGGGTGTGTGGGATTCGGCCGCCGCGAACATGCGCACCTACCTGCTGCTCAAGGAGCGTGCGGCGTCGTTCCGTGCCGACCCCGAGGTGCAGGAGGCGCTCGCCTTCTCGAAGGTGACGGAGCTCGCCGAGCCCACGCTCGCCGCGGGTGAGTCGTACACCGAATTGCTCGCCGACCGCAGTGCCTACGAAGACTTCGACCCGACCCCGTACTACAACGGCAAGGGGTTCGGCTTCGTGCGCCTGCAGCAGCTCGCCCTCGAGCACCTGACGGGCGCTCGCTGA
- a CDS encoding ROK family protein has product MTLSGSLRPISAGVGNSNDQTRRHNLSTILTMLHHGGAQTRAQLTRLSGLNRSTIGALVAELVELDLAYETEPSDSGLVGRPSPIVHANEKVAAITINPDVDAITIGLVGLGGELHKRIRFETAAVPTVRETINVVTAVIAGMRAELDAQYRVVGVGIAIPGLVNGRYGTVMLAPHLGWRDVQVAEPFSAALGYPVRIANDAGLATLAESLFGSGRGVQDLVYLNGSASGIGGGVLVGGSMLRGAQGYAAELGHTLVNSVGIRCHCGKIGCLETEVNLGRLLAVLGREGLGPDELDEVLAGALEPDARAEVDRQLDVLASAIGTFISVFNPQVFILGGSLGALYEANPERLRAAVAANAVGTLGEDVRIERAQLRSRLLTVGAAEIVFAGLLGDPAAASAAAVG; this is encoded by the coding sequence GTGACGCTCTCCGGATCGCTGCGCCCCATCTCCGCCGGGGTCGGCAACAGCAACGACCAGACCCGCCGACACAATCTGTCGACCATCCTGACCATGCTTCATCACGGCGGCGCCCAGACCCGCGCCCAGCTCACCCGGCTCTCGGGGCTCAATCGCTCGACCATCGGTGCGCTGGTCGCTGAGCTGGTCGAGCTGGATCTCGCCTACGAGACGGAGCCGAGCGACTCTGGCCTTGTCGGTCGCCCCAGCCCGATCGTGCACGCGAACGAGAAGGTCGCCGCGATCACGATCAACCCCGACGTCGACGCCATCACCATCGGCCTGGTCGGGCTCGGCGGTGAGTTGCACAAACGCATCCGATTCGAAACGGCCGCGGTGCCGACCGTGCGCGAGACGATCAACGTGGTGACCGCGGTGATCGCCGGCATGCGGGCGGAACTCGACGCGCAGTATCGCGTCGTCGGTGTGGGCATCGCGATCCCCGGGCTCGTCAACGGGCGCTACGGCACCGTCATGCTCGCCCCGCACCTCGGCTGGCGAGACGTTCAGGTGGCAGAGCCGTTCTCCGCAGCACTCGGCTACCCCGTGCGCATCGCGAACGATGCCGGTCTGGCCACACTCGCCGAGAGCCTGTTCGGCTCTGGCCGGGGTGTGCAGGATCTCGTCTACCTCAACGGCAGCGCCAGCGGCATCGGCGGCGGCGTTCTCGTCGGCGGGTCGATGCTGCGTGGTGCGCAGGGGTACGCCGCCGAACTGGGCCACACGCTGGTGAACAGTGTGGGCATCCGGTGCCACTGCGGCAAGATCGGGTGCCTCGAGACCGAGGTGAACCTCGGCAGGCTACTGGCCGTTCTCGGGCGTGAGGGTCTCGGGCCCGATGAACTCGATGAGGTGTTGGCTGGCGCCCTTGAACCGGATGCCCGGGCCGAAGTCGACCGCCAGCTCGACGTGCTCGCCTCAGCCATCGGCACCTTCATCAGCGTCTTCAACCCGCAGGTCTTCATTCTGGGGGGATCGCTCGGGGCCCTCTATGAGGCGAACCCTGAGCGGTTGCGTGCGGCGGTCGCCGCAAACGCCGTCGGCACGCTGGGCGAAGACGTGCGCATCGAACGGGCCCAACTGCGCTCTCGGCTGCTCACCGTCGGCGCGGCCGAGATCGTGTTCGCGGGGTTGCTCGGGGATCCGGCCGCTGCCTCCGCCGCTGCGGTTGGTTGA
- a CDS encoding saccharopine dehydrogenase family protein: MKILLVGAGGVGDSIAKIAARRAFYDTVVVTDYDLARAERTVAWITARHGAETGAKFIADRIDASDPENVAEVARRHGVTHVMNAVEPKFVPTIFAGALAAGANYLDMAMSLSEPHPTDPHSETGIKLGDDQFAQAADWEKAGILALVGMGVEPGLSDVFARYAADHLFSEIDELGTRDGANLVVRDDDGNEIFAPSFSIWTTIEECLNPPVIWEKDRGWFTTPPFSEPEIFDFPGGIGPVECVNVEHEEVLLMPRWVDAKRVTFKYGLGNEFIGILKTLHQLGLDKTAPVRVRSANGPVEVAPRDVVAAGLPDPATLGPRMTGKTCAGLWVTGTGIDGYPRDVYLYHVADNEWTMAEYESQCVVWQTALNPVIALELLALGLWTGTGVLGPEAFDALPFLELMALPLDEGGYGQEWGLEDRAV, translated from the coding sequence ATGAAGATTCTTCTTGTGGGCGCCGGCGGAGTCGGCGACTCGATCGCCAAGATCGCCGCCAGGCGCGCGTTCTACGACACCGTCGTCGTCACCGACTACGACCTCGCGCGGGCCGAGCGCACCGTCGCGTGGATCACCGCCCGCCACGGCGCAGAGACCGGCGCAAAGTTCATCGCCGACCGCATCGATGCCTCAGACCCCGAGAACGTCGCCGAGGTCGCCCGCCGCCATGGCGTGACGCACGTGATGAACGCCGTCGAGCCGAAGTTCGTGCCGACGATCTTCGCTGGTGCGCTTGCGGCAGGCGCCAACTACCTCGACATGGCGATGAGCCTTTCAGAGCCGCACCCCACCGATCCGCACAGCGAGACCGGCATCAAGCTCGGTGACGACCAGTTCGCGCAGGCCGCCGATTGGGAGAAGGCGGGCATCCTCGCGCTCGTCGGCATGGGCGTCGAGCCGGGCCTCTCCGACGTCTTCGCGCGCTACGCCGCCGACCACCTGTTCAGCGAGATCGACGAGCTCGGCACCCGCGACGGCGCCAACCTCGTCGTTCGTGACGACGACGGCAACGAGATCTTCGCCCCGAGCTTCAGCATCTGGACGACGATCGAGGAGTGCCTGAACCCTCCCGTCATCTGGGAGAAAGACCGCGGCTGGTTCACCACCCCGCCCTTCAGCGAGCCGGAGATCTTCGACTTCCCCGGCGGCATCGGCCCGGTCGAGTGCGTGAACGTCGAGCACGAAGAGGTGCTGCTCATGCCGCGCTGGGTCGACGCCAAGCGCGTCACCTTCAAGTACGGCCTCGGCAACGAGTTCATCGGGATTCTGAAGACCCTGCACCAGCTCGGCCTCGACAAGACCGCTCCCGTCAGAGTTCGGTCAGCGAACGGCCCCGTCGAGGTCGCCCCTCGCGATGTCGTTGCGGCAGGCCTGCCCGACCCGGCGACCCTCGGGCCACGGATGACCGGCAAGACCTGCGCCGGGCTGTGGGTCACCGGCACCGGAATCGACGGCTACCCGCGCGACGTGTACCTGTACCACGTGGCCGACAACGAGTGGACGATGGCGGAGTACGAGTCCCAGTGCGTTGTATGGCAGACCGCGCTGAACCCCGTGATCGCGCTCGAGCTCCTGGCGCTCGGCCTCTGGACAGGCACCGGCGTGCTCGGCCCCGAGGCGTTCGACGCCCTGCCGTTCCTCGAACTGATGGCCCTGCCCCTCGATGAGGGCGGCTACGGCCAGGAGTGGGGCCTCGAAGACAGAGCGGTCTGA
- a CDS encoding potassium channel family protein yields the protein MAKLPDTEPQARWNRLATWPLNVAAILFLVAFSVKVIGNVQGAAQTGLLLLMAVAWLAFTINYVANLVLAGPHRKKWFIKNWYQLVITAIPALNPLRLLRLVNMANFSGGTKGSALRGRVGLYVSSTLVMILYVGALMVLDAEQNAPGATIVSMGDAIWWAIVTVTTVGYGDFVPITVRGRIVAAGLMLTGVGVIGTITGTLASYLAERTRATDKETHAATARQVSELSAQIASLEKAITDRDA from the coding sequence ATGGCGAAGCTACCCGACACCGAGCCCCAGGCGCGCTGGAATCGGCTCGCCACGTGGCCACTCAACGTAGCGGCGATCCTGTTTCTCGTGGCCTTCAGCGTGAAGGTGATCGGCAATGTGCAAGGAGCAGCTCAGACGGGGCTGCTGCTCCTGATGGCCGTAGCCTGGCTCGCATTCACGATCAACTACGTCGCGAACCTCGTGCTTGCCGGGCCGCACCGCAAGAAGTGGTTCATCAAGAACTGGTACCAGCTGGTCATCACGGCCATCCCGGCGCTCAACCCGCTGCGGCTGTTGCGGCTCGTGAACATGGCGAACTTCAGCGGCGGCACGAAGGGGTCGGCGCTGCGTGGTCGGGTGGGCCTGTACGTCTCGTCGACCCTCGTGATGATCCTGTACGTCGGCGCCCTGATGGTTCTGGATGCTGAGCAGAACGCCCCCGGAGCAACCATCGTGTCGATGGGTGACGCCATCTGGTGGGCGATCGTGACTGTGACCACCGTGGGCTACGGCGATTTCGTACCGATCACCGTGCGCGGGCGAATCGTCGCTGCGGGGCTCATGCTCACCGGCGTCGGAGTGATCGGCACGATCACCGGCACCCTGGCTTCGTACCTCGCCGAGCGAACCCGCGCCACCGACAAGGAGACGCACGCGGCGACGGCCCGGCAGGTCTCCGAGTTGAGCGCGCAGATCGCCTCACTCGAGAAGGCGATCACCGACCGCGACGCCTGA
- a CDS encoding flavin reductase family protein — protein sequence MNQLNTINQHTGTAIGDEIDARAFRNTLGHYASGITIIGGLETTDADGNTLDTAEPVGFTCQSFYSVSTEPPLVSFSVMLNSTTYPRIRATGKFSVNVLSHEQHEISNQFARKGTDKWAGIDWLPTRGGNPVIVDTLMWLDCDIYAEYEAGDHYIVIGKVNEMSSADWHTGQPLLYFKGQYRHLREIDVAAS from the coding sequence ATGAACCAGCTCAACACGATCAATCAACACACGGGAACCGCGATCGGCGATGAGATCGACGCTCGGGCATTCCGCAACACACTCGGGCACTACGCCTCGGGCATCACCATCATCGGTGGTCTCGAGACCACCGATGCCGACGGGAACACCCTCGACACCGCAGAGCCCGTCGGCTTCACCTGCCAGTCGTTCTACAGCGTCTCGACCGAGCCGCCCCTGGTGTCGTTCAGCGTGATGCTGAACTCGACCACCTACCCGCGCATTCGGGCGACGGGCAAATTCAGTGTGAACGTGCTGTCGCACGAGCAGCACGAGATCTCGAACCAGTTCGCGCGCAAAGGCACAGACAAGTGGGCCGGTATCGACTGGCTGCCGACACGCGGAGGCAACCCCGTGATCGTCGACACGCTCATGTGGCTCGACTGCGACATCTACGCCGAATACGAAGCCGGCGACCACTACATCGTGATCGGCAAGGTCAATGAGATGAGTTCGGCCGACTGGCACACCGGCCAGCCGCTGCTGTACTTCAAGGGCCAGTACCGGCACCTGCGCGAAATCGACGTCGCTGCGAGCTGA
- a CDS encoding NADPH-dependent FMN reductase: protein MTLRVSIIVGNPKPRSRTLKVAETLVEKLLAPGTFETTVIDLADYTDEIFAWPSETMAALNAGVAASDLAVFASPTYKATYTGLLKAFLDRYPANGLAGVTAIPLLTGADLTHSMGPTVNLAPLLVELGATVPGRGFYFIAGQMDHLDEIVQGAADEYASNLRRLAGIASSLQPIDHPLA, encoded by the coding sequence ATGACGCTCAGAGTTTCGATCATTGTCGGGAACCCCAAACCCCGGTCGCGCACCCTCAAGGTTGCCGAGACGCTTGTCGAAAAGCTGCTCGCACCAGGAACCTTCGAGACCACGGTGATCGACCTGGCCGACTACACAGACGAGATCTTCGCCTGGCCGAGTGAGACGATGGCGGCCCTGAACGCCGGTGTCGCTGCCAGTGACCTCGCGGTGTTCGCGTCGCCCACCTACAAGGCGACGTACACCGGCCTGCTGAAGGCGTTTCTGGATCGGTACCCGGCAAACGGCCTCGCTGGGGTGACGGCGATCCCGTTGCTGACCGGGGCCGACCTGACCCACTCGATGGGCCCGACGGTCAACCTCGCTCCCCTGCTCGTCGAACTGGGAGCCACCGTTCCCGGCCGCGGTTTCTACTTCATCGCCGGCCAGATGGATCACCTCGACGAGATCGTGCAGGGCGCCGCCGACGAGTACGCCTCGAACCTGAGGCGGCTGGCGGGGATTGCTTCGAGTCTGCAGCCCATCGATCATCCACTTGCCTGA